The following DNA comes from Zonotrichia leucophrys gambelii isolate GWCS_2022_RI chromosome 4A, RI_Zleu_2.0, whole genome shotgun sequence.
GCCAAGCAGCCACatgtgtgctgcagctcctctgggcagggatgcagcCGAGCCAGGGGAGTAAAACCTCTCATGCTGAaggagccctgtgccctgcagagtccctgccccagtgcaACCCCCTGGTACTGCTCACCCAGCACATGGCTCCTGGGCCACGTCCCCATCTCCAGACAAACTCCCTGGTGCTCAGGACCCACAGGTGAGGTCCcctccagggcagtgctgctctcagcaggctCCCACCAGCACAAGGTCGTGCCCAGATAAGCCCATTCCTTAACTTGTGCTAAGTGTGCTTTAGCCATAGTAGTTACTAAGTAGGCAGCTCCTGTTGGGCCACAGTGTTTGTTGGCTGCATTTCTTATCTCTTTACTTTGCTGGGCTTTGGGAACATGCTAGTACAAACCATgtctctgtgctttgctgtggcACTGATGGCCTTGctctgctgggggagctgccttGTGGAGAGGATCAGGGAATACATCTCCCTCTCCTTACCCAGGGCTGATGTGGGTGGCTTTGTTGTGCTCAAGAGGTCCCTGTTCACCCTTACATGGGCTGTTTAAAACTACTAATTAACAACTGGGGGTTTGTGGCAGCAATTCACAGTCTCTGCAGGTAGCTCCTCTCAAGTGTGAGGGCAAGATATCTATCCAGGGAAGACCTTGTGAACTACTCAGGAAAGTGCACCAGCACAGGTGAAGGCATCCAGCACCTGAGAGAATTTAGTAATGCTGGAGGTCATCTACAGTGATCTAGACAATGATGATGTCTTCAGAAATCCAGAGGGTGTTCAGTGCACACATGCTGTGTGGAAGAAGGTGATTCAGAGTGTCCCAGTGTCATTCTGGCAGCTTGGCAGCAATGTATTATCCAGATATGAAAACACCTTATTAGCTCTAGAACTTTGATGAAATATCTGTCCCTCCTCGTGCCTATAAGCCAGTGCTTGGCTGCCAGGGGCACCCCAAGAAGTcagtcccctcctgccctgctcagagggagAATGAGCCCCAGATGCATGTGCTGTACTCTGTTTCCTCttgcctgagcagggcaggacaagaggcagtgggatGGTGAACCCAGCTTGAAGCAGAAAGCCCATATATGAGATGTGAGAGGGAAGAGAGCTGTTAAGAGGAGGAAATCCCAAGAAGGCTGCCAATATAATTGCTAGAGAGACAAAAGAAGGCAACTGTCTTTCAGAGCAACCACTATGAGTGCTTAAGCCCTACTTCCCCGAAAGCAGCTGGACATCACCTGCTGATGGGAAGTAGGGAATAAATCCTTTGCTTTCCTTAGCTTCTGCATGCAGCTTTAGCTTTATTAATCTGCCTTTATCTTGACCCACAAGTTCTTTTCCATCTTACTTTCTCCCTGCCCTATCTGCTGAGAAAGGGAGTGCTAGAGCACTTGGTGGGTAACTGGTGTCCACCACAGATGCCAAACTGGTTGTTATCCAGCTCAGCAAGACAACCAGACTGCACCGCCGCTGGGAGCCAAATCAGACCAGGCACATCCCTGCTCAGGTAGGAAGGTGACTCCACCAGCTGTCAGCACCCACAGATTACCCTGGAGGTACAGGGGGCCCCTCGAGCACGAGcatggtcagctggggtcactgGCCATGTGGCATCtttggctgagctgcagggatgtgctgctccCCCTAAAGCCTGCAGGCAGCTTCCCCTGAGGATTAGGTGTCTGCCAGGCCTCACAGGGGTGGTGCAGGAAGGCAGAGcatggcacagcactgcagcagagcacCATGCCTCTGCTGCCTTGACAGGATCTGCCGTGGTGGCTCTTTCTTGTTCACGATCAGGGCTCACCCCTTATATGCTAAATCAGATCCCTGATCAATAAATACTGGCAAATAACAGGACTGAATGGCTGCCAGGCAAAGGGAACTGGGCAGGGGCAAGTGTCCCATGCTCAGAGGCTCACTCCAGCAATGCATGGTCCTCACAGAGCTGGCATGGGGATCTGGACTGGTTTGGAGGGGTCTCCCAGTGGGTGGTGCAGGCTGTGTCTGCCACTGGtaccagcagcatcctgcacttctgccctggagctgctgtgtaCAGCAGTGCCCCACATGCACGCCCCTGGAGCTCCCACAttttccccaggctgccctggtCCCCTATTGCCAACAGCCTCGACCTTGGGCCCTTGTGCTGccctccccctcctcacccccctAGGCTTTCCTTGTTTCCCATCTCTTCCGACAGATCACTGAGGCCAGTATTAATATAATCCCTGGCTTAATTTAAATCCTCCTCCCATCTCATGCTTTCCCGCAGGGGGAACAGAATGGATGCCCTTTTGTGGCACCCACTCAGTCCTGGAGCTGATACAGGATCCAGATGGCCAAAAGCCCTGGATGTCCATAGCAGAGGTCCCTGCTCTTCCCCCCTGGAGAAGGTGTCCAAGGCATGTTGCAGCCCCAGTGAGATGTGTCCCCAAGTTTCAAGTGCTGGTTAAGCACCAGCACTATTAGAAAGAAAAGTTGATGATGCCAACCACAGGGGAACACacaagtggctgctgctccccaaaacccctctgcaGCCACCTGGGGGTCTGGTTTccccctccctctgctctcactgTCTGGGCGAGGCTGGCCACAATTTCCCCCTTCAATGCAATGTTTGTATTAGCTGCTCTTCCCCAGAAACCTCCTTAAAGACATTCTCATTCCTGGTCCTGTGGGACATCGTGAGGGTGGGGGAGTCTTGCTCTTTCGGGCAGCTGTCACTGAAGTGACAaagtggggacagggggactaTGAGAGGAGTGACAGGGGCAGgcagtgaggggacacaggtgggacTGTGAGGGGAGTGATAGGGAAGGACAGTGAGGGGCTGCGGTGCGACATGTGGGActgtgaggggacaggagaTCGGGGAGTGACGGGGACTGGCGTTAGGGGGCTGCGGGGGGCAGGGGACATGCGGGGACTGCGAGGAGAGTGACAGAGGGGACTGTGAGGGGGCACAGGTGGAACTGTGAGGAGAGTGCCGGGGGCGAGCAGTGCGGGGCTGCCGGCCAcgcagggacatgggggacatgcAGGGACTGTGGATGGGAGTGCCGGGGGGTGCTGTGGGGGTCTGCGGGgcacactgaggggacaggagctcGAGGGGTGACAGGACAGGCAGCGAGGGGGCACAGGTGGGACTGTGAGGGGGCTGAGGAGGCACAGGGGGACATGCGGGACCGTGAGGGGCCTGAGAAGGCACAGGGGGGAGATGCGGGACCATGAAGGGAGTGAGGAGGCACAGGGGCGACAAGCGGGACCGTGATGGCAGTGACCGTGGCACCGTGAGGGGGCCGAGGAAGCACAGGGGGGACATGTGGGACTGTGAGGAGAGTGACGAGGGGACTGTGAGGGGGCTGAGGAGGCACAGTGAGGACATGCGGGGCCGAGCAGAGTGACCGCGGCACCGTGAGGGGGCCGAGGAGGCACAGGGCGGACATGCGGGACCGCGATGGCAGTGACCGCGGCACCGTGAGGGGGCCGAGGAAGCACAGGGCGGACATGCGGGACCGTGATGGCAATGACCGCGGCACCgtgcggggctgcggggcgggtCCTGCCCACCGAGGGCGGGCCCTGCCGGCCGGCGGGAGGCGCGTGCGCGGCGCAGGCGCGGGGCTGAGCGGCACCTGCGCCCcgcgggccgggcggcggcggcggccggagGGCGGTGAGGGTGAGGTAAGGGcgggcccggcgccgccgccccggcctGGGCACCTGCGGAGGGAGAGGGCTGGAGAGCCGCCCCTTTACCCCGGCCCGTGCCGAGGAGCCCCCTCGCGGGTGCCGCTCCTCGGCTGCGGGCTCCTCCCTGGCCGCTCCCGTGGGGCGGGATGGGACCCGCCGGAGGGTCTCGCCTCCGCCGAGCCGGGGCCTGGGGATCAGGGGGGAGTCGGACCCGGCGTGCCCACCCCGCTGTTGGTACCTGCACACAGGTGCTGGCGCCCTGCGAGAGCGGCTCGgccctgctgcagtggggtTCAGCATCCGGATAGCTCGCAACGGGACCAGCGATGTCAAGGCTGTGTCACGGTGCCGGCAGCGTGCTGacctgagccctgctgctgagtcctgcaggctctggagcagcccGACATAACCTATTAGTCATTTTTAAAGAGAGTCACTTGCTAACAGAGtatatttaaacagaaattctgCTCGGGGCTGGTGGCCTGTGCCAGAAGGGGTGACAGTGGTGACAGTGACTGTCTTTAAACATCCCTCAGGAAGGTTTGGAAAGGAACAAGGGTATTGAACAGCTCACCTGCTCACAGGGCAGGATTTCCCCTAAGCCATGGGCCATGGGGACCTGTGCTGAAGTTCCTGTTTGTCTCTTCTGGCATTTGCATTTTGGTCTTTGCTTTAGAAATACTGGGTCACACACTGCTCCTCAAATAGCCAATCAGGTTAGCTCAGCTGGGCTTGGTTTgagatgtttctgtgcagggaagTGAAATTTGTGAGCCTTTTGTGCAGAAAGTGAAGAAACTCACTTAAAGCAGAAGTTTCTGCTTTTGGCTTTGTGGTAAGCACGGTTTGAAAGGGCTGCAAAAAGAGCAGAATCAAGGTTGAAGAGGGCCCCCCGAGGTTAAGGCAGAAAGCAGGGTTTggcctggaaggagcaggagtgCTGATCTGAGCAGTGCCACACGCTCCTGCTTCAGTGGGTTGGAGATGTCATCACTAAGCAGCACTACTCATCCACACCCTTCCCAGGAATGTTGGTAGCAGGTGtaagtgagctccttgtcttttcatcccaggctgttcccagctggcTCACTTTCTGTTTAGTAGATTCTGGTGCGTGTTCAATCCTCAAATCAGATTCCAAGGTGTGAGTAGGCAGGACAAGCAGATCACAGTTATTATAATCCCTGGATTGAAGGGAGACACAGGTTGCGCAGCCTGTGCTCTCATGTCAGAGCTCCTTCAGTTGTTCTCTTCTTACCTGGGGTTCAGCGTGCACTTTGTACTGGTTCTGTACTGGGCTGTGTTCCACTTCACTCAGGGCAAGGGAAGCTCCTCAGTGCTTTGTTCTTGCTGTTTTACTCCAGCCATCAGCACTGCACGTGCAGGTTCCTAGGGCTCTGCTGTTGTCCTTCCATCCTCACTCAGCATCACAAACTGAAAGCCAACGAGGGCTGCCCTGGTAACCTTGATGACTGATGTTTGTTTTTTAGTGACTGATACACTGGAGGAAGGTGTTCCCTGGACAGTCCTGGAGACAGAGCAGGTACAGTACAACACCCAACAAACCTCTTATTCCATGTCAGGCCTTTACCCTAGCCTGCACAGTGTCCCTGGGAGGGGAGGGTGCACTGGCACTTGGCCTTGAGGGTGCTGACTAAGGAACCTGTGGTGTCTGGGTGGTTGCAATGTGAACCTGCAGCTGAGCCCAAGCAAACTGGGCTGTGACAGGCAAAGAGCAGCTGGTCCTGTGCTGGGAAACCCCTTCTGAGGCACTGGGATCACGCGCAGCTGCGCTGGCAAGGTGAGTCAGCATCCTCAGGGTGATTAACAACTGGCTTGACAAATGACTGGTATTGGTATTAGACCTGCACATCTATTGCATCCTTCCAGCAGAGCAAGTCAGAGAGCAGAAATTGTTTAGCTGGGGATGGTACAGTGGAAAGGAAGGCCTGGTGATGGCCACCCCTGgtgattttgctgtttctgtgatAGCCTCACAGGATGCAGGCCTGGAGAGATGTTTCAGGTAGGGATGATGTGTTTGGAAAAACTGGATGAGCTTTCTAATACAGTGTTTTCACCAAAAATGCTGTAATTGATACTAAACTCTCAACAGCTGTTTTTACCTTGCACTTAAAGAGGTCATGTGCTGCATCCATTTTGGACCTGATGGAGGACTTGAGTGCCTGAAAGTTTGTCCAGTTCCTAGCTCTTAACTCTCTAATAAGAGAGATTAGGATGATAAGATCTCTCTAAAAACAGACATCACTTCCTTAGACACCTCACTTAGACTGAGACTGTCTTATGCTGTAATGTTACATTTCCTTGGCATTCTGTTTGATCAGTGAGCTGTTAGCATCTTTCTTCTCCATTGTCATAACAGTGTAATTAGACTGATgctgggaaaataaaagctctAGACGCTGATTTCAGGTGTCCCGTCCTCAGGGCTGTATACAAACTGCCGGCGAGGCACTATTTACAAAACTTCAGAAATGGGGATGGAAATACCTTATTCTGTTCTGCAGAACCCACAAGTCCAATGGCTGTTTTGTTCTATTTGTGAACCCTGCAGATTGCCCTGGTACCCTGTCCCTCCGTGCTGCTGCAATGAGCGGGAAGTCCTTGCTCCTGAAGGTGATTCTCCTTGGAGATGGTGGAGTTGGGAAGAGCTCCCTCATGAACCGCTACGTCACCAACAAGTTTGACTCGCAGGCGTTCCACACCATTGGGGTGGAGTTCTTGAACCGGGACCTGGAGGTGGACGGGCGCTTTGTGACCCTGCAGATCTGGGACACTGCGGGCCAGGAGAGGTTCAAGAGCCTGCGGACGCCCTTCTACCGGGGAGCAGACTGCTGCCTGCTCACCTTCAGCGTGGACGACCGGCAGAGCTTCGAGAACCTCAGTAACTGGCAGAAGGAGTTTATCTATTATGCTGATGTGAAGGACCCTGAACACTTCCCATTTGTAGTCCTGGGCAACAAGATAGACAAACTGGAGAGGCAGGTGAGCACAGAGGAGGCCCGGGCCTGGTGCATTGAAAACGGTAACTATCCCTACCTGGAGACTAGTGCCAAGGATGACACCAATGTGACAGTGGCCTTTGAGGAAGCCGTGCGACAGGTGCTGGcggtggaggagcagctggagcactgcATGCTGGGCCACACCATTGACCTCAACTCCAGCTCCAAATCAGGCTCAGCCTGTTGCTgagagtggctgctgctgccttgggagcagctggatcaaacacacctgggcagccctgggcctCTCTGAGGAGAGTGGCCACAAGGACAAGAGGTGGTTTGCTcactggggagctgcagcctcaccaTCTGAATCCTGCCTGGGGTTTTCAGGCACAGAGCATGTAtctgcaggagggagctgtTAACAGAGCATGTGAGCATAGTCTTGCTTTCATCTCTGCCTGTTTTAGCAGGTTTAAAGGGCTGAGTTAAAGTCCTTTAAATTCCCTAAAGACAATAGGGATTTGTTCTCTACCAAGAACTGCCTGCAGAGCAAAGCTGAGAGCATCCTAGACATTGAAGTATTTTAgtcctgaaataaaaaaaaaaatagacccACTCATGACCATACTGCCAAAGGAAATCCCACTCAACATACTGAACAAAACCTGTCCTAAAGACTCTGGCCCATGTGACTGAGAAAGCCAAATAGTGGAGTGGCTGGGATGTGTGTCTGTTCTTTGGGATAAGTGCATTGTGTCCTGAGGCTGAAATGTGATGAGAATTGTTAGAGCTCTGACCAGAAGCAACATGTGAAGGAGAGAGGGGCCTGTGTTTGAATGTGACAGTATTGTTTCTTCATAGCTGCCTATTTCTGATCTGTTTTTCCTCACCTCTAACTTTGTCTTGTGTGAGTGTTATTTTTTGGAGAGACTGTCTGCTTGTTGTTTAATACATGTTTTCTTGTCTCTTGTGGAAGCTCAGCCTTGAAGCCCTGGGTGAAAAACACCGCTGTGGATGTTCACTGGGTCATATCAAAGGGTTACTCAGGAGATCTGGAGTGTGACACTTCAGCTGGTTTCTGTCACAAGTGATCATTGTGTTCAGGTGATGTGCTCTAGCAGGCCAGATGGCAGGTGGGTGGGCTGTCTCCTGGGTGTGCAGGTGGCTCATGTGTGGTCAGCTGTTAAACCCACTCTGTCTGGCACCAGTGACCACTGTGCCTCatcagctggcacagccacacctTCAGTTGCTCTAGCATGGATGTTCCCATGAATGCTGCAGTGTGGAACCATTCACCTGGTGTGTCAGGCACTGTTAGCCCATGCCATCCTGGCCTCTGATCCTTCATAGGAAACCCAGGATGTTTTATCTGTAATTCTGTGACAGACTGGTCAGGTGTCTGCTGGGTTAACTGACTGCTGTGTTCAGTCCAGTGGGGAGAAAACTGCACCACTTTCTCTGTTCAAGATGTGGGCAGCCCAAGGAGCCTTCTAGAAGGGATGCCAGGCTTTGCTCCCATCTCCTGCCCTCTGCTAGGTGTTAgtcccaggctggctgtgtaGCAGAGATGAGCttgctggctgctgcctttgccaTTCACACCCCAAGCCCTGCAACCTCCCGTGCAAGCATTTGgccaaagctgtggctgcccacaGGCACGTAGGAGCCTGCTCCAAGCACGTATCCACTGGCTGCCGAGTGATTCCCACTGTGATCAGCTGCTGGATGGTGAATTTTATAGCTCAAATCAAGCAACCCTCCTTTAAGCTGTGCTTTAGAGCAGGGCAGTCTCTGCCCTGTTTTGGCAGCTTGTCCCCATCAAGGCACAGTCTCTGAGCATGCAGAGCATGagcatttcccccatttctctgGGGTAAACCAGGAAGATACTGCCCTTGTCTGCAGGGCAACTGTGTGTGGAAGGGACTGGAGTATTAGTGCTTTAGGGGGATCTAATTTCTAAACAGGCCAGTTGTATTCCTGGGGAGTGAATGCTATTCAGGCAGCTCCCTGAAGGAGAAGGTTCTGCCTCTGTAGGTGAAAGAGATTTTTACAGGATATTATTGTTACTGTTTATTTAACCGTGTCTGACCTCCTGAGGCCTCtggattttttcttcattagcaCTGCTTGATATTTCCTTCAAGGTCCCAGGCTCTGTGACCTGTGCTTCCAGTTCCCATCCCTGAACAGGCACAGGGGCTCAGGATGAGAACAGACTTGAGTCCCTCTTTGCTGCCCCCTGGTAGgggggctgctgagggagctcCCTGCAGGTGAAACTGCCACTTGCCATGGATTTTCTGGGATCTCTGTGAGGAATGGCACATCCTACAGAAGGGGGCAGAGATTCAGCATGCCACAGTGCAGGAGGCACATGTGCAGCTGTTTGCAGCACCCTGTGTGTGTCAATGCTGGCAGCTAAAGCTCAAGGACCTCGTTGTGCACGTGTTACACAGCACTTTTATTTCTGACATAGGATCACTGACTTTTTATATTAACCCCCCCCATTATATCAGGCTTATGTGTTTTTTTATAAAAGGTAGAGTATAATATATTTCagttgtttaatttattttaaatgaaacgCACAATTCCCAAAGGAGCCAGGATTTTGAACTCTGTTGCAGTTCAGTGCCAACAGCCATCCCTTCCCGTGCCCCCTCGTGCTGCTGCGGTTGTTGCTATTGCTACAGAACTGGAATTGTAAAACCAAGAGTCTACCTTTATTTAAGCAAATAAAACATGGATGTATTCAAGTGAAGTGGCTGCCTTCTTGGTTTATCCATGTTCAAGTCAGTTTTTGCTCTGAGGACTGCCTAGTTACAGCATCTGACAGAGAGGAGTCACTAAGGGATCAGGGGGATATTCCTTCATGTACCTacctgcaccaggagctggaggatCAGAGCTCAACAGCTGAATCCAGTGACCAGTTTTGTCTTTTCAGGAGAATCAGAAAACAGtttcagaacagaaatattccaCATGGCTTCCTTCTGTCACTACATCTTAAATTCTCAGCCTGGGCTCTCAGCAGCAAGTCCGGTACTTTGCTGTGAATTCTTCCTGTGATCTTGGAACTGGCTCCTCGGGCTCCAGGGGGTTTTAACCAGGCATGACTTCCATAGGATGCTGAGAAGGAAATCAGCATATGGGActgttctctttctctgccctgccaggatAGCTGCTTATTTTGGGAagctttctctgtgttttcagagcTTGTGCCTGCTGTTTCTTTTGGCagaatgtttttgtttattttcctcccAGGTCTGCTTGTGCTATCCGTGATTCCAGGAGGCAGTGTAGGGTTCAAAGTCCTTGAAAACTGTGCATTTTACATGTGGGCTGCAGTATCTGGGGTCCTCCAACATCTCAAAAGGCAGCTGAAAACACAGTCAACACTGGTGGGAGATGGCTCTGGTGTGGTGgcactgtggggtttgggtgAGGCTGCCTCACATCAGGAAGGGTCTGTCTGAAAGCACCAGAAGCTGCTGACTCCCCTGGGGTGAGATGTTTGTAAGGAagtgcaggcagaggcaggagccaTAGAGTGGCCATTCCCTCATTCCCCACTTTCCCTCTGTAACCTGTTTCAGAGGGCTCTGTAGGTTTTGTCATGGCAGGGGAGAGGATGGATCCCTGCAGGGCAAAGTGTTTCCAAAGGAAAGCAGGGAGCTGCTTTTGTATGGAACAGTTGCTGTAGCACATCCCAGTGTGcttggagaggaggaggggtgAGGAATGTCCTGATCCCATTCATCTTTCCCATGTCCCTCTTGAggattctgctgctctgggctgggtaGTGCCCCTGAAAGGCCATGCAACTGCTTGGTGGTGGGCTAAGGAAACTGGATTCTCCTCAAGAGCCACTCTCTGAGGAGCACTGGTGTCATAGGACACAAAATGAGCAACACACACAAGCTGAGATGTGCAAGGTAAAAAGAGAGCAGTTTATTTTTGAACTCAAATATTTATAGACTTTCAAAAGTGAccatggattggaggatgaaattgccacctctccagccacactggtcaaaccaacagtctatcagttctctcctcctccagaaaagaatgcaaaacaatcattatttacatgaaaagtgtgtgagaaacttcagtacaaaaatgtaaacatcagaaggcttagaggAACGGGGTGACACACCAGTGGCTGCAgatgccctggggctgctctctggTGACCAGGGCTGTTCCCTGAGTGCAGCTCCTCCTTAGCTCAAGGCAATAAACCATGAGGAGATTCATGGGATCTCTGGATACAGCGTATTCTTGTGTGAAGTTGCGCTGAATTAATAAAGAGTTAAAGATGCGCCTTTAGGAGCCTCTGAACCCTGCTCCAAGCTCCAGTCACAAACAGGGGCTTGAGGACAGCTCTGACACTGTGGCACTGGTGTTCTCCTCTGGACTGAGGAGcactcagctctgcccaggtgGGAGGTGatggcagctccatcagcagTTTTCTGGAGGACACAGGTGAGTCAGAGTCCCTTGATGGGGAGATTGGGCTAATCTGTGAAATGGTGGATTGCTGCTGAGGTGATTGCTCATGCAAAAGCAATCAGAGATGGACAGAGATAGCCCCTGCCCCCAGTGCTTGCATGGCTGTTGCAGGAGCTCTTTCCTCGTGACTGCCTGGGGTCCTTTGGGGGCTGCTGCTCATGGCCACGTGTTCCAGGTACAGGACTCCCGGAACAGGCTGcttggagaagctgtggctgccccatccctggaagtgttgaagTCCAGGGAGAACGGAGCTCTGAACAACTTGCtctagtggaagttgtccctgcctgtggcaatGGCTGGATGATTGTTAAGGTCCCTTTgaacccaggccattctgtgattgtgtgacTCCACTTACTATTCCCTCTTCATCTTTAGACAGAAACTTCTGGCAGAGCTGGACTCTGCAGAGATGGAGAGAAAGCAGCTGGCTGCTTGATCAGGTGCAGGTGAGGACTTCAGCCAGGGCAGGTGGGTGTCAGTACCATGCCACggccctggcacacagagctgcctgccaggcttatccaaaacacagctgaaacCAGCACATCATCCTACACAGCCTTTCCAGGGCTGAGTCCGAATCCGTGCTGAGAGAAGCGAGCCTTTGGTGGTGTTTATGGTGTGtcctggggggctcgggggagGGCTCCCCAGGAAGCACCATCAGCCGGGGCCGGGACCGCAGGGACGGAGACCGGTGCTGCGGGAGGAACCGGGGCTGGCCGCCGCTCGCCTCGCTGCCCGAGGAGCCGCTGCTGCGCCCGATGGCCGCGGGGAGGAGCCGCAGGACCGGCGATGCGCGCCCAGGGGCTCGGGGATGCGGAGCCATCGGAGCCTTGGGGGCTGCCCGAGCGCAGGGCTGGGGGCCCATGGCATCACCAGCACCCCCCGGGTGCCgccatcccctccccagggcacacagggccGTCCCCCGGGGCGGCAGGGCacaggatggagggatgggagtTTGCCTCGCCTTCTTGCCAGCAAGCCCATGGGACTTGCTCCAGGGTCCCTTGCTCTGGTCCAGCCTTTGTGGCGGCAAAGTTCTGCCGCATTTTAGCCGCAGGTGGTTGCACTAGGTCCCCTGCTTGGAGCTTTCCTGATGGGCCAAGATGTGGTTcggtttgttttgttttgttttgttttttttacagAGATATGGTTTGGTATGAGGCAGAGCTTTTCCCTGTCTTTTCTCAGCCAGTGTCTGGAGGGCGCTGGGTGCTCAGGAGAGGAGCTCTGAGGGCAAatcccctgtgcccaggtggggtggctgca
Coding sequences within:
- the RAB9B gene encoding ras-related protein Rab-9B translates to MSGKSLLLKVILLGDGGVGKSSLMNRYVTNKFDSQAFHTIGVEFLNRDLEVDGRFVTLQIWDTAGQERFKSLRTPFYRGADCCLLTFSVDDRQSFENLSNWQKEFIYYADVKDPEHFPFVVLGNKIDKLERQVSTEEARAWCIENGNYPYLETSAKDDTNVTVAFEEAVRQVLAVEEQLEHCMLGHTIDLNSSSKSGSACC